One Mesorhizobium sp. J428 DNA segment encodes these proteins:
- a CDS encoding type II toxin-antitoxin system RelE/ParE family toxin — MKPISFLGDSRDVIRDFPDSPRHRAGVELRAVQNGLEPDDWKPIKTVGPGVREIRIRDASGAFRIIYLATLPDLVLVLHAFQKKTQQTAQRDVELAAKRLREWKATQ, encoded by the coding sequence ATGAAGCCCATCTCGTTCCTGGGGGACAGCCGGGATGTGATCCGCGACTTTCCCGACAGCCCTCGACACCGGGCTGGCGTCGAGCTTCGCGCCGTACAGAACGGGCTGGAACCTGACGATTGGAAACCGATAAAGACGGTCGGTCCGGGCGTGAGGGAAATCAGGATCAGGGACGCGTCGGGAGCGTTCCGGATCATCTATCTGGCGACCCTGCCGGATTTGGTTCTCGTGCTGCATGCGTTTCAGAAGAAGACGCAGCAGACGGCGCAGCGCGACGTTGAACTCGCCGCCAAACGGCTCAGAGAATGGAAGGCCACGCAATGA
- a CDS encoding GNAT family N-acetyltransferase: MSVNDIAYLPENPAHDRAIEQINAEAFGPGRFTRAAYKIREGGPHERDLSYVAVHWGKVIGSVRMTRIAAGEGRALLLGPLAVIPDWKNLGIGRKLLDIVVTKAKEQGWGVVVLVGDEPYYGPLGFKKIPYGQISMPRPVDPERLLARELVEGSLAKLTGDVVHEDRAVKVVA; the protein is encoded by the coding sequence ATGAGCGTCAACGACATCGCCTACCTGCCGGAAAATCCGGCCCACGACCGCGCGATCGAACAGATCAACGCCGAAGCCTTCGGCCCGGGCCGCTTCACCCGCGCCGCCTACAAGATCCGCGAGGGCGGCCCGCACGAGCGCGACCTGTCCTATGTCGCCGTGCACTGGGGCAAGGTGATCGGCTCGGTGCGCATGACGCGCATTGCGGCCGGCGAGGGCAGGGCGCTGCTGCTCGGTCCGCTCGCCGTCATTCCCGACTGGAAGAACCTCGGCATCGGCCGCAAGCTGCTCGACATCGTCGTGACCAAGGCGAAGGAACAGGGCTGGGGCGTCGTCGTGCTGGTCGGCGACGAGCCGTATTACGGCCCGCTCGGTTTCAAGAAGATCCCCTACGGCCAGATCTCGATGCCGCGCCCGGTCGATCCGGAGCGGCTGCTCGCGCGCGAACTGGTCGAAGGCTCGCTCGCGAAGCTGACGGGCGACGTGGTGCACGAGGACCGGGCGGTGAAGGTGGTGGCGTGA
- a CDS encoding glutathione S-transferase family protein — MGLLVDGIWQDKWYDTGKSGRFERAQSQFRDFVTADGSPAPGRTRAFKAEPGRYHLYVSLACPWAHRTLIFRKLKKLEDVISVSVVHHFMGEHGWTFLAEDGATGDTLYGLDYLHQIYTKADPTYSGRVTVPVLWDKQEQTIVSNESSEIIRMLNSAFDEWGDASVDLCPQALRGEIDALNAWIYPSINNGVYRCGFATKQAAYEEAFAELFAALDRAEDILSRQRYLAGERITEADWRLFTTLVRFDPVYVGHFKCNLRRIADYPNLSNYLRDLYQVPGVAETVNLHHIKHHYYGSHKTINPTGIVPVGPEIDFSAPHDRDRFGKV; from the coding sequence ATGGGACTTCTGGTCGACGGCATCTGGCAGGACAAGTGGTACGACACCGGCAAGTCGGGCCGGTTCGAGCGCGCGCAGTCGCAGTTTCGCGATTTCGTGACGGCGGATGGATCGCCGGCGCCGGGCCGCACCCGCGCGTTCAAGGCCGAGCCTGGCCGCTATCATCTCTATGTCTCGCTCGCCTGCCCCTGGGCGCACCGCACGCTGATCTTCCGCAAGTTGAAGAAGCTCGAGGACGTGATCTCGGTCTCGGTGGTGCATCACTTCATGGGCGAGCACGGCTGGACCTTCCTCGCCGAGGACGGCGCGACAGGCGACACGCTCTACGGCCTCGACTATCTGCACCAGATCTACACGAAGGCGGACCCGACCTATTCCGGCCGCGTCACCGTGCCGGTGCTCTGGGACAAGCAGGAACAGACGATCGTCTCCAACGAATCGTCCGAGATCATCCGCATGCTCAACTCCGCCTTCGACGAATGGGGCGACGCGTCGGTCGATCTCTGTCCGCAGGCGCTGCGCGGCGAGATCGATGCGCTGAACGCGTGGATCTATCCGTCGATCAACAACGGCGTCTACCGCTGCGGCTTCGCGACCAAGCAGGCCGCCTACGAGGAGGCCTTCGCGGAACTGTTCGCAGCCCTCGACCGCGCCGAGGACATCCTTTCAAGGCAGCGCTATCTGGCCGGCGAGCGGATCACAGAGGCAGACTGGCGGCTGTTCACGACGCTGGTGCGGTTCGACCCGGTCTATGTCGGCCACTTCAAGTGCAACCTGCGTCGGATCGCCGACTATCCCAACCTGTCGAACTACCTGCGCGACCTCTACCAGGTGCCGGGCGTCGCCGAGACGGTGAACCTGCACCACATCAAGCACCATTATTACGGCAGCCACAAAACCATCAACCCGACCGGCATCGTCCCCGTGGGGCCGGAGATCGACTTTTCGGCACCGCATGATCGGGATCGGTTCGGAAAGGTGTAA
- a CDS encoding NUDIX domain-containing protein has translation MSAPSDTFRQTGWPGLRGRLFHLYFLFRRPMTLGARGIVYDRDANAVFLIEHTYVPGWQLPGGGVETGETMLQALERELFEEGNIELTGPPALVSLHHNRHASRRDHVGVYLVTDFRQTAPKAPDREIKAAGFFPVDALPDMTTGGTRRRIDEAIGGVAPSPYW, from the coding sequence ATGAGCGCGCCGTCCGATACGTTCCGCCAGACGGGGTGGCCCGGCCTGCGCGGTCGGCTGTTCCACCTCTACTTTCTGTTCCGCCGCCCGATGACGCTCGGCGCGCGCGGCATCGTCTACGACCGCGACGCGAACGCCGTCTTCCTGATCGAGCACACCTACGTGCCCGGTTGGCAACTGCCGGGCGGCGGCGTCGAGACAGGCGAGACAATGCTGCAGGCGCTGGAGCGGGAGCTTTTCGAGGAAGGCAACATCGAGCTCACCGGCCCGCCGGCACTGGTCAGCCTCCACCACAATCGCCATGCCAGCCGGCGCGACCATGTCGGCGTCTACCTGGTGACGGACTTCCGCCAGACCGCACCCAAGGCGCCTGACCGGGAGATCAAGGCGGCGGGATTTTTCCCGGTCGATGCACTGCCGGACATGACGACCGGCGGTACGCGGCGGCGGATCGATGAGGCGATCGGCGGGGTGGCTCCATCGCCGTACTGGTGA
- a CDS encoding metallophosphoesterase: MFRLAHISDVHLGPLPPVTYRQLASKRITGYINWQRTRSKSFHDGALGAIVADMKEAAPDHIAVTGDLMNLALAEEIAVSRKWLEMLGQPEDVSVVPGNHDAYVPGALRKACEAWRPWTEGEHGWAKANVNGFPYVRVRGRVAIIGVSSARATAPFLATGSFTDEQGRRLGRILRRAGEEGLCRVVLIHHPPVRGADPAHKRLYGIGTFQKVVRRHGAEIVLHGHTHLPTVNWIPGKGKSQVPVVGVAAAGESLGHEKPLAQHNLIEMEADEGAEWHIRLTRRGLVAPTGHIEQLSQEELIEPAKRAEAKA, encoded by the coding sequence ATGTTCCGGCTCGCGCATATCTCGGATGTCCATCTTGGGCCCCTGCCCCCTGTAACCTATCGCCAGCTCGCCTCAAAGCGCATCACTGGCTACATCAACTGGCAGCGCACGCGCAGCAAGAGCTTCCACGACGGTGCGCTGGGCGCGATCGTCGCAGACATGAAGGAGGCGGCGCCCGACCACATCGCCGTCACCGGCGACCTGATGAACTTGGCGCTCGCCGAGGAGATCGCGGTCTCGCGCAAATGGCTGGAGATGCTGGGCCAGCCGGAGGACGTCTCGGTCGTGCCCGGCAACCACGATGCCTATGTGCCGGGCGCGCTGCGCAAGGCCTGCGAGGCATGGCGGCCCTGGACCGAAGGAGAGCACGGCTGGGCGAAGGCGAACGTCAACGGCTTTCCCTATGTCCGCGTCCGCGGCCGGGTGGCGATCATCGGCGTCTCCTCGGCGCGCGCCACCGCCCCTTTCCTCGCCACGGGCTCCTTCACCGACGAGCAAGGCCGGCGCCTCGGGCGCATCCTGCGCCGGGCCGGCGAGGAAGGCCTGTGCCGCGTCGTGCTGATCCACCATCCGCCGGTGCGCGGCGCCGACCCCGCCCATAAGCGGCTCTACGGGATCGGAACGTTCCAGAAGGTCGTGCGCCGCCACGGCGCGGAGATCGTGCTGCACGGCCACACGCATCTGCCGACGGTCAACTGGATTCCCGGCAAGGGCAAGAGCCAGGTTCCCGTGGTCGGCGTCGCCGCGGCAGGCGAAAGTCTCGGCCACGAGAAGCCGCTGGCGCAGCATAACCTGATCGAGATGGAGGCCGACGAAGGCGCCGAATGGCACATCCGGCTCACCCGCCGCGGCCTGGTGGCGCCGACGGGCCATATCGAGCAACTGTCGCAGGAAGAGCTGATCGAACCGGCGAAGCGCGCCGAAGCTAAGGCATGA
- a CDS encoding alpha/beta fold hydrolase — translation MSETLHAREKGSGRTALVLLHGFGGHWMDWYDIQPDLARDARVLAYDLPGHARSLDHPAAGSASGMAKAILADLDRRGISRVHVAGFSMGGAVATLMALRAPDRVASLTLLAPGGFGPDISEPRLKNLASPGSTDGLRAAVNALGAPGFDMPTKNIAALAATRSLPGQEAKLVEIVGKIAKDGKQGEIPRDSLATLAMPVTVVWGTDDPVLPFSQSENLPEGFQLVVLPGIGHMLPEEARKSVIHAIRSTMRRAT, via the coding sequence TTGAGCGAAACGCTGCACGCGCGCGAGAAGGGGAGCGGGCGCACAGCGCTCGTTCTCCTGCACGGCTTCGGCGGCCACTGGATGGACTGGTACGACATCCAGCCGGACCTGGCGCGCGACGCGCGCGTGCTCGCCTACGACCTTCCCGGCCATGCCCGCTCGCTCGACCATCCGGCGGCGGGCTCCGCCTCCGGCATGGCGAAGGCGATCCTCGCCGACCTCGACCGGCGCGGGATTTCGCGCGTCCATGTCGCCGGCTTTTCGATGGGCGGCGCCGTCGCCACGCTGATGGCGCTGCGCGCGCCCGACCGCGTCGCCTCGCTGACCCTGCTCGCGCCCGGCGGCTTCGGCCCGGACATCAGCGAGCCGCGGCTGAAGAACCTCGCATCGCCGGGCTCCACCGACGGCCTGCGCGCCGCGGTCAATGCGCTCGGCGCGCCCGGCTTCGACATGCCGACCAAGAATATCGCCGCACTCGCCGCGACCCGCTCGCTGCCCGGCCAGGAGGCGAAGCTTGTCGAGATCGTCGGCAAGATCGCCAAGGATGGCAAGCAGGGCGAGATCCCGCGCGACAGCCTGGCGACGCTGGCCATGCCTGTGACGGTCGTGTGGGGCACGGATGATCCGGTGCTGCCGTTCTCGCAGTCCGAGAACCTGCCAGAGGGCTTCCAGCTCGTCGTCCTGCCGGGCATCGGCCACATGCTGCCCGAGGAAGCGCGAAAGAGCGTGATCCACGCCATCCGCTCGACGATGCGGCGGGCGACGTAG
- a CDS encoding AbrB family transcriptional regulator produces the protein MGQEQPDPTSRLAKLGWWTLLVTLSVILSALFEWANLPAGLLIGPMIAGIVVGVLGARLRLPPVALLGAQAIIGCLIAASLEPALFSALLADWPILLGATFATLVASGGLGGLIARFGILPGTTAIWGSAPGAASAMVLMADAFGADARLVAFMQYVRVIMVSVAAALIARLFVDTSVIERPPVAWFPPLEWGAFLTTLSVALAGAVGGRLARLPAAIFLGPMLLGIVVHAGFGLPLQLPHWLLAISYVLVGWSIGLRFDRKVLAHAGRSLPQVMLAVLLLIGFCGAVAWLLVHSLGIDPLTAYLATSPGGMDSVAIIAAASGSVDIAFVMAMQMMRFLIVLLAGPPVVRWLAERVREPD, from the coding sequence ATGGGACAAGAGCAGCCAGATCCGACATCTCGTCTTGCGAAGCTGGGCTGGTGGACCCTGCTCGTCACCCTTTCGGTCATCCTTTCTGCCCTGTTCGAGTGGGCCAACCTGCCGGCGGGGCTTCTCATCGGGCCGATGATCGCGGGCATCGTGGTCGGCGTCCTCGGCGCGCGGCTCAGGCTGCCGCCGGTCGCCCTTTTGGGCGCGCAGGCGATCATCGGCTGCCTCATCGCGGCCTCGCTCGAGCCGGCCCTGTTCTCCGCCCTGCTGGCGGACTGGCCGATACTTCTCGGGGCGACGTTCGCCACGCTGGTCGCCAGCGGCGGGCTCGGCGGCCTGATCGCCCGGTTCGGCATCCTGCCCGGAACGACCGCGATCTGGGGCTCGGCGCCGGGCGCGGCCTCCGCGATGGTGCTGATGGCCGACGCCTTCGGCGCCGATGCGCGACTGGTGGCCTTCATGCAATATGTCCGTGTCATCATGGTCTCGGTCGCCGCGGCGTTGATCGCGCGCCTTTTCGTCGACACGTCGGTGATTGAGAGGCCGCCGGTCGCCTGGTTTCCGCCGCTGGAATGGGGCGCATTCCTGACGACGCTGTCCGTCGCACTGGCCGGCGCAGTCGGTGGCCGCTTGGCGCGCCTGCCGGCGGCGATCTTCCTCGGGCCTATGTTGCTCGGCATCGTCGTCCATGCCGGCTTCGGCCTGCCGCTGCAGCTGCCGCACTGGCTGCTCGCCATAAGCTACGTTCTGGTCGGCTGGTCGATCGGGCTGCGCTTCGACCGCAAGGTACTTGCGCATGCCGGCCGCTCGCTGCCGCAGGTCATGCTGGCCGTCCTCCTGCTCATCGGCTTCTGCGGCGCGGTCGCGTGGCTGCTCGTCCACTCCCTCGGGATCGATCCGCTCACCGCCTATCTGGCGACCAGCCCGGGCGGCATGGATTCCGTCGCCATCATCGCGGCTGCGTCGGGATCGGTCGACATCGCCTTCGTCATGGCGATGCAGATGATGCGCTTCCTGATCGTGCTGCTCGCCGGTCCGCCGGTCGTGCGCTGGCTCGCGGAGCGGGTCCGCGAGCCGGACTGA
- a CDS encoding cation diffusion facilitator family transporter translates to MDHQPRTAKERVARLAFWSIIVAFAVMGMKFAAWWLTGSVALYSDALESIVNVIAAGAAFWAINVSHKPADQDHQFGHHKAEYFSAVLEGVLIVVASLLILAEVFRAWQTPVALEEPGMGLGINAAAAAVNAVWAWLLIRAGRQERSPALVADGKHVMTDVVTSIGVLAGLLGAIATGWVFLDPLLALIVALNILFQGWKVITSSLSGLMDEAVPLDQNIRIREIISTNSKGALEVHDLKTRIAGRATFIEFHLIVDADMRVGDSHAICDRIEEALKAEIPSVRITIHVEPDDEAKLPLGTAAVPFA, encoded by the coding sequence TTGGATCATCAACCGAGAACTGCAAAAGAGCGCGTTGCCCGTCTCGCCTTCTGGTCGATCATCGTTGCCTTCGCCGTGATGGGCATGAAGTTCGCGGCCTGGTGGCTGACCGGGTCGGTCGCGCTTTATTCGGACGCGCTGGAATCGATCGTCAACGTCATCGCGGCGGGCGCGGCCTTCTGGGCGATCAATGTCAGCCACAAACCGGCCGACCAGGACCATCAGTTCGGCCACCACAAGGCGGAATACTTCTCCGCCGTGCTGGAGGGCGTGCTGATCGTCGTCGCCTCGCTGCTGATCCTGGCGGAGGTGTTCCGGGCCTGGCAGACGCCTGTCGCGCTCGAGGAGCCGGGCATGGGCCTCGGCATCAATGCGGCCGCGGCGGCGGTGAACGCAGTCTGGGCGTGGCTGCTGATCCGTGCGGGCCGGCAGGAGCGCTCGCCGGCGCTGGTCGCGGACGGCAAGCACGTGATGACCGACGTCGTCACCTCGATCGGCGTGCTCGCAGGCCTGCTCGGCGCGATCGCCACCGGCTGGGTGTTCCTCGATCCGCTGCTGGCGCTGATCGTGGCACTGAACATCCTGTTTCAGGGCTGGAAGGTCATCACCTCGTCGCTCAGCGGCCTGATGGACGAAGCGGTGCCGCTCGACCAGAACATCCGCATCCGAGAAATCATCTCGACCAATTCCAAGGGCGCGTTGGAAGTGCACGATCTCAAGACGCGCATTGCGGGCCGCGCCACCTTCATCGAGTTCCACCTGATCGTCGACGCCGACATGCGGGTGGGCGATTCGCATGCGATCTGCGACCGGATCGAGGAGGCGCTGAAGGCCGAGATCCCGAGCGTCCGCATCACCATCCATGTCGAGCCGGACGACGAGGCGAAGCTGCCGCTCGGCACGGCGGCGGTGCCCTTCGCCTGA
- a CDS encoding anthranilate synthase: MSTEHLVDGAERFTTEGGVEVTRRRSPTPYEGAIDTYIDALSSRRGAVFSSNYEYPGRYTRWDTAIIDPPVSITAIGRNLRIEALNRRGEAMLPAIRKVIGALADVAVVEATDALIALKIAEPGRVFSEEERSRVPSVFTVLRAIVALYKTGEDSNLGLYGAFGYDLAFQFDPVELKLDRSRGQRDLVLFLPDEILVVDHYTAQAWHDHYDFAVAGHSTEGLPRGGEEKPFKTSDRIPPRGDHEPGEYARLVEKAKFSFKRGDLFEVVPGQMFYERCETTPSEICRRLKAINPSPYSFFINLGDNEYLIGASPEMFVRVNGRRVETCPISGTIRRGDDAISDSEQILKLLNSKKDESELTMCSDVDRNDKSRVCEPGSVKVIGRRQIEMYSRLIHTVDHIEGRLREGMDAFDAFLSHAWAVTVTGAPKLWAMRFIEQNEKSQRAWYGGAIGMVHFNGDLNTGLTLRTIRIQDGIAEVRAGATLLYDSDPAEEEAETELKASAMLAAIREAKAGNAAVTQRMPARVGEGVNILLVDHEDSFVHTLANYFRQTGANVTTVRTPVPDEVFDRFSPDLVVLSPGPGTPADFDCKATIKRSRARGLPIFGVCLGLQALAEAYGGELRQLHVPMHGKPSRIRINKQGIVFSGLPKEVTVGRYHSIFADPVRLPDEFLVTAETEDGVIMAFEHRNEPIAAVQFHPESIMTLGQNAGMRMIENVVAHLPRRAKVKAA; encoded by the coding sequence ATGAGCACGGAACATTTGGTCGACGGCGCGGAGCGCTTCACAACGGAAGGCGGCGTTGAGGTCACGCGACGACGCAGCCCCACGCCCTACGAGGGCGCGATCGACACCTATATCGACGCGCTGAGCTCCCGCCGCGGCGCGGTCTTCTCCTCCAACTACGAATATCCCGGCCGCTATACGCGCTGGGACACGGCGATCATCGATCCGCCGGTGTCGATCACCGCGATCGGCCGCAACCTGCGGATCGAGGCGCTTAACAGGCGCGGCGAGGCGATGCTGCCGGCGATCCGCAAGGTGATCGGCGCGCTTGCCGACGTGGCGGTGGTGGAGGCGACGGATGCGCTGATCGCGTTGAAGATCGCCGAGCCCGGCCGGGTGTTCTCGGAGGAGGAACGCAGCCGCGTCCCGTCCGTCTTCACCGTGCTGCGCGCCATCGTGGCGCTCTACAAGACCGGCGAAGACTCCAATCTCGGCCTCTACGGCGCTTTCGGCTATGACCTTGCCTTCCAGTTCGATCCCGTCGAACTGAAGCTCGACCGCTCGCGCGGCCAGCGCGACCTGGTCCTGTTCCTGCCGGACGAGATCCTCGTCGTCGACCATTACACCGCCCAGGCCTGGCACGACCACTACGACTTCGCCGTTGCCGGACATTCGACCGAGGGCTTGCCACGCGGCGGCGAGGAGAAGCCGTTCAAGACTTCCGACCGCATCCCCCCGCGCGGCGACCACGAGCCCGGCGAATATGCCAGGCTGGTGGAGAAGGCGAAGTTCTCCTTCAAGCGCGGCGACCTGTTCGAGGTCGTGCCCGGCCAGATGTTCTACGAGCGCTGCGAGACGACGCCGTCGGAGATCTGCCGCCGGCTGAAGGCGATCAACCCGTCGCCCTATTCCTTCTTCATCAATCTCGGCGACAACGAATATCTGATCGGCGCCTCGCCGGAGATGTTCGTGCGCGTGAACGGCCGCCGGGTCGAGACCTGCCCTATCTCCGGCACGATCCGGCGCGGCGATGATGCAATTTCCGATTCAGAACAGATCCTCAAGCTGTTGAATTCGAAGAAGGACGAGTCCGAGCTCACCATGTGCTCGGACGTCGACCGCAACGACAAGAGCCGCGTCTGCGAGCCAGGCTCCGTCAAGGTGATCGGCCGCCGCCAGATCGAGATGTATTCGCGGCTGATCCACACCGTCGACCACATCGAAGGCCGGCTGCGCGAGGGCATGGATGCGTTCGACGCCTTCCTGTCGCACGCCTGGGCCGTGACGGTCACCGGCGCGCCGAAGCTGTGGGCGATGCGCTTCATCGAGCAGAACGAGAAGAGCCAGCGCGCCTGGTATGGCGGCGCGATCGGCATGGTGCATTTCAACGGCGACCTGAACACGGGTCTGACGCTGCGAACTATTCGCATCCAGGACGGCATCGCCGAGGTGCGCGCGGGCGCGACGCTGCTCTACGATTCCGACCCGGCCGAGGAAGAGGCCGAGACCGAGCTGAAGGCGTCGGCGATGCTGGCGGCGATCCGCGAGGCCAAGGCCGGCAACGCCGCGGTCACGCAGCGCATGCCGGCGCGGGTGGGCGAGGGGGTCAACATCCTGCTCGTCGACCACGAGGACTCGTTCGTTCATACGCTCGCTAACTACTTCCGCCAGACCGGCGCCAACGTGACCACCGTGCGCACGCCGGTGCCGGACGAGGTGTTCGACCGCTTCAGCCCGGATCTCGTCGTCCTGTCGCCGGGGCCCGGCACGCCGGCCGACTTCGACTGCAAGGCGACGATCAAGCGCTCGCGGGCGCGGGGGCTGCCGATCTTCGGCGTGTGCCTCGGCCTGCAAGCACTGGCCGAGGCCTATGGCGGCGAGCTGCGCCAGCTTCACGTGCCGATGCACGGCAAGCCGTCGCGCATCCGCATCAACAAGCAGGGCATCGTCTTCTCGGGCCTTCCGAAAGAAGTCACCGTTGGCCGCTACCACTCGATCTTTGCAGATCCGGTGCGGCTGCCCGACGAGTTCCTGGTGACGGCGGAGACGGAGGACGGCGTCATCATGGCCTTCGAACACCGCAACGAGCCGATCGCGGCGGTGCAGTTCCATCCGGAATCGATCATGACGCTCGGCCAGAATGCCGGCATGCGGATGATCGAGAACGTCGTCGCGCACCTGCCGCGCCGGGCGAAGGTGAAGGCGGCGTGA
- a CDS encoding phosphatase PAP2 family protein, translated as MKNRITDLVRGLRDLPITSAPFVLAAIAGVGAYAFLQIADEVSEAEFDALDRGLLMAFRQPDDLATPLGPPWFREFMAELTALGGYPLLTIIVALVVGYLIVARMFGPALFTVLAVVSGTAVSQLLKVLYDRPRPDVVEQLVTVHTASFPSGHAAMSAVVYLTLASLIVRLVDSTAIRVYVLVVALLLTVSIGISRIYLGVHWPSDVAAGWAFGIAWASLSWLAVAALRALRGREGEG; from the coding sequence ATGAAGAACCGTATCACCGACCTCGTCCGCGGCCTTCGCGACCTGCCCATCACCTCCGCCCCCTTTGTCCTCGCCGCGATCGCGGGCGTCGGCGCCTACGCCTTCCTGCAGATCGCCGACGAGGTGTCGGAGGCCGAGTTCGATGCGCTCGACCGGGGGCTGCTCATGGCCTTCCGCCAGCCGGACGACCTCGCGACGCCGCTGGGACCGCCCTGGTTCCGCGAATTCATGGCGGAGCTCACCGCACTCGGCGGCTATCCGCTCTTGACCATCATCGTCGCGCTCGTGGTCGGCTATCTCATCGTCGCCCGCATGTTCGGGCCGGCGCTGTTCACTGTGCTCGCGGTTGTGTCGGGCACGGCGGTCAGCCAGCTTCTCAAGGTGCTTTACGACCGGCCGCGTCCCGACGTGGTCGAGCAGCTGGTAACCGTGCACACGGCGAGCTTCCCGAGCGGCCATGCGGCGATGAGCGCGGTGGTCTACCTCACGCTTGCCTCGCTGATCGTGCGGCTGGTCGATTCGACCGCGATCCGGGTCTACGTCCTCGTGGTCGCCCTGCTCCTCACCGTCTCGATCGGTATCAGCCGCATCTATCTCGGGGTGCACTGGCCGAGCGACGTGGCGGCGGGCTGGGCGTTCGGCATTGCCTGGGCCAGCCTCAGCTGGCTGGCCGTGGCGGCGCTGCGGGCCCTGCGCGGCCGCGAGGGCGAAGGCTGA
- a CDS encoding YciI family protein: protein MQHMLLIHVDETKMPKVPTNETYQMAAAYNAYTEALKKAGVLLAGERLKPSGTAAAVRVRDDRTEVLDGPFADTKEQLGGYYLIEAPDMDSAVQWAARCPGSSTGTVEVREVWPAMAPAN from the coding sequence ATGCAGCACATGCTTCTCATTCACGTTGACGAAACGAAGATGCCCAAGGTCCCGACCAACGAGACCTATCAGATGGCGGCCGCCTACAATGCCTATACCGAGGCGCTGAAGAAGGCGGGCGTCCTTCTGGCGGGCGAACGGCTGAAGCCCTCCGGGACCGCCGCCGCCGTGCGCGTTCGCGACGATAGGACGGAGGTCCTCGACGGGCCCTTCGCCGACACGAAGGAACAACTCGGCGGCTACTACCTGATCGAGGCGCCGGACATGGATTCGGCGGTGCAGTGGGCCGCCCGCTGCCCCGGCTCCTCCACCGGCACGGTCGAGGTGCGCGAGGTATGGCCAGCCATGGCCCCGGCCAATTGA
- a CDS encoding RNA polymerase sigma factor: MASHGPGQLNADGPASAARAAAERAARDSYGRLVAYLAAHTRDIAGAEDALADAFASALAQWPTSGVPQKPEAWLLAVARRRQVDASRRRRTADAAREHVAMIEDERSGIAADEGFPDERLKLMFACAAPEIEPAMRAPLILQTLLGFDAATIGAAFLVSPATMGQRLVRAKSRIRQKAVPLRIPERSDMPGRLDAVLAAIYAAFAEGWSDAAGADARRTNLAGEAIWLGRVLSALLPSEPEVLGLLALMLFAEGRSAARRTAAGAYVPLAEQDVAAWNDELIDEAEALLLRASRFGAFGRYQIEAAVQSAHCARRRTRHVDWPAIRLLYEALAGICPSPVVAVNLAVAIAETDGPGAGLRHLDAVADDARLTDYQPYWAARADLLARCGDVHEARLAYERATGLQSDPAARAFLIARRERLGASLN, translated from the coding sequence ATGGCCAGCCATGGCCCCGGCCAATTGAACGCCGACGGCCCGGCTTCGGCGGCGCGGGCGGCGGCCGAACGCGCCGCCCGCGACAGCTACGGCAGGCTGGTCGCCTATCTCGCGGCGCACACGCGCGACATCGCCGGCGCGGAGGACGCGCTGGCGGATGCGTTCGCCAGTGCGCTCGCCCAGTGGCCGACGAGCGGCGTCCCGCAGAAGCCCGAGGCCTGGCTGCTTGCCGTCGCCCGCCGCAGGCAGGTCGACGCGAGCCGGAGACGGCGCACGGCCGATGCCGCGAGGGAGCATGTCGCCATGATCGAGGACGAGCGCAGCGGCATCGCGGCGGACGAAGGCTTTCCCGACGAGCGGCTGAAGCTGATGTTCGCCTGCGCGGCCCCGGAGATCGAGCCGGCGATGCGCGCGCCGCTGATCCTGCAGACCCTGCTCGGCTTCGACGCCGCCACCATCGGCGCCGCGTTCCTGGTTTCTCCAGCCACGATGGGCCAGCGCCTGGTCCGCGCCAAGTCGCGCATCCGGCAGAAGGCCGTGCCGTTGCGGATTCCGGAGCGATCGGACATGCCCGGACGCCTCGACGCAGTCCTGGCCGCGATCTACGCCGCCTTCGCGGAAGGATGGAGCGACGCGGCGGGCGCGGATGCGCGCCGCACCAATCTCGCCGGCGAGGCGATCTGGCTCGGGCGCGTCCTCTCGGCTCTGTTGCCGTCGGAGCCTGAGGTGCTGGGCCTTCTGGCTCTGATGCTGTTCGCGGAAGGCCGCAGCGCCGCGCGGCGCACGGCCGCCGGGGCTTACGTGCCGCTCGCCGAACAGGACGTCGCCGCGTGGAACGACGAGCTGATCGACGAGGCCGAGGCGCTGCTTCTGCGCGCCAGCCGTTTCGGCGCCTTCGGCCGCTATCAGATCGAGGCTGCGGTCCAGTCGGCGCATTGCGCCCGCAGGCGGACGCGGCATGTAGACTGGCCGGCGATCCGGCTTCTCTACGAGGCGCTGGCCGGGATCTGTCCCTCCCCGGTGGTGGCCGTCAACCTCGCCGTCGCCATTGCCGAGACCGACGGGCCCGGCGCCGGCCTGAGACATCTGGACGCCGTGGCGGACGATGCACGGCTGACGGACTACCAGCCCTACTGGGCCGCGCGCGCCGACCTCCTCGCCCGCTGCGGAGACGTGCACGAGGCCAGGCTCGCCTATGAGCGCGCCACCGGCCTGCAGAGCGATCCGGCTGCAAGGGCGTTTCTGATTGCCCGTCGCGAGCGGCTCGGCGCCAGCCTCAACTGA